From a single Candidatus Saccharibacteria bacterium genomic region:
- a CDS encoding IS30 family transposase: protein MKRSKDNDQMGKHYDHLSYEDRVKIEHWHKSGKSIRFIARELGRSPNTISYELNNLRVSGEYVAKKAKVKAYQKRRLARTWSNKVARDKDLRTYVDDKLDLGWSPKVIAGRAQADLNIAVSKDAVYRYVRLYALHHKLYFKGKPKRRKTMYRRSLIGDRKWIEERILRDEIGHYELDFIVSRHSRAVLLVAVDTLSKKTLIELLPNRTKKEVSKALRVMFDGCTVKTILTDNDIAFKQWQEFEKLLHAPIYFCHPYHSWEKGLVENANKWIRHFIPKKTDLQFVTKEKIHECLVYLNDRPREVLQFRTANEVYWEELT, encoded by the coding sequence GTGAAGAGATCAAAAGATAATGATCAGATGGGAAAGCACTATGATCATTTAAGCTATGAGGATCGAGTCAAGATTGAACATTGGCACAAAAGCGGAAAGAGTATCCGCTTCATAGCACGTGAGCTGGGGCGAAGCCCCAATACCATCAGCTATGAACTAAATAACCTTCGAGTGTCTGGTGAATACGTTGCCAAGAAAGCTAAGGTGAAAGCATACCAAAAACGTAGGCTGGCTCGAACTTGGAGTAACAAAGTTGCCAGAGACAAAGACCTGCGAACCTATGTTGACGATAAACTGGATCTCGGCTGGTCACCCAAAGTCATTGCTGGTCGCGCTCAAGCCGATCTCAACATTGCTGTGTCGAAGGATGCGGTCTACCGCTATGTACGTCTGTACGCCCTTCACCACAAGCTGTACTTCAAAGGTAAGCCAAAGAGACGGAAGACAATGTATCGTCGCTCGCTGATTGGTGACCGGAAATGGATCGAGGAACGTATCCTGCGTGATGAGATCGGTCACTACGAGCTCGACTTCATTGTCAGCAGGCACAGTAGAGCTGTGTTGTTGGTTGCTGTAGATACGCTGAGCAAAAAGACACTCATCGAGCTTCTACCCAACAGAACGAAGAAAGAGGTGTCAAAGGCTCTGAGAGTGATGTTTGACGGTTGCACCGTTAAAACCATCCTGACCGACAATGACATTGCTTTCAAGCAGTGGCAGGAGTTTGAGAAACTATTGCATGCCCCAATCTACTTCTGTCACCCATACCACTCGTGGGAGAAAGGGCTTGTTGAGAACGCCAACAAGTGGATACGGCACTTTATACCGAAGAAGACAGACCTACAATTCGTTACTAAAGAAAAAATACACGAGTGCCTCGTGTATTTAAATGATCGTCCAAGAGAAGTGCTTCAGTTCAGAACCGCCAATGAAGTATACTGGGAGGAATTAACTTGA
- a CDS encoding CDP-alcohol phosphatidyltransferase family protein, producing MKLSFERKNTVTTRNKAIAWGVHLFTTSGVLLAMAAVVSIYHHKPGHALLWLLLAQVVDGLDGPLARKYQVQKYVPVVDGNILDLVIDYLTCVVVPMAFAARFDIFPAQVENWIIGAILYVSVIWFARKDIETKDMWFRGFPTAWNLVVTAFWMLGTSQSFNLMASSVLVVLTLTPKVKFFHALSSKQFRVVTIPLTTAAMLAMACMASFREHHNSFGRVVLVVWNIYVILMTVWRSLQPDELE from the coding sequence ATGAAACTTAGCTTTGAAAGAAAAAACACAGTAACGACCAGAAATAAAGCGATTGCTTGGGGTGTTCATTTGTTTACAACGAGTGGGGTGCTACTTGCCATGGCCGCTGTTGTAAGTATTTATCATCATAAGCCGGGGCACGCGTTGCTCTGGCTGCTGCTTGCCCAGGTTGTAGATGGTTTAGACGGCCCTTTGGCTCGTAAGTATCAGGTGCAAAAGTATGTCCCGGTCGTTGACGGTAACATCTTAGATTTGGTTATTGATTATCTTACGTGCGTTGTAGTGCCAATGGCATTCGCAGCTAGGTTTGATATTTTTCCAGCTCAAGTTGAAAACTGGATAATCGGTGCGATTTTGTACGTTTCTGTCATCTGGTTTGCCCGCAAGGACATCGAAACCAAAGATATGTGGTTTAGGGGTTTCCCGACAGCATGGAACCTAGTAGTTACTGCATTCTGGATGCTTGGCACTAGCCAATCATTTAACCTTATGGCCTCAAGCGTGCTTGTTGTGTTGACGCTAACGCCCAAGGTTAAGTTTTTTCATGCGCTAAGTTCAAAGCAGTTTCGTGTAGTCACAATACCTTTGACCACTGCGGCGATGTTGGCTATGGCATGTATGGCCAGTTTCCGAGAACATCACAACTCCTTTGGGCGGGTAGTGCTGGTGGTATGGAATATTTACGTTATTCTTATGACGGTTTGGCGCAGTCTGCAGCCCGATGAGCTAGAGTAA